The following is a genomic window from Roseitalea porphyridii.
CCGGCGCATCTGCGAAGGCCTGTCGGCGGCGCTGGACGAGGCGGGGGCGGCATCCATCAGCGATCTTCGCGACCGGACCACGGCACAATGGGCGACGAAGGACCTCCCGGCGGAGTAGATTATCAGCCGAACACGCGCCGCGCGCGCGAGGGCAGCAGCGCCAGCAGGGACAGTCCCCTGAGGCCGAGAAACAGGTTCAGCGCGAACCACAGGCCGTGATTGCCGAAGACGGGCGTCAGCCCGTAGCCGGCGGCGATGAACACGGCCAGCGACAGCAGCATCATGTTGCGCATGTCGACCGACCATGTCGCGCCGATATAGACCCCGTCCATCTGGAAGGCCAAGACGCCGGCGACGGCGGTGAAGGCCGCCCATGCGAGGAACACGCGCGCTTCGGCGCGCACGCCTTCGGCCGTCGTCATGATGTCGATGAACCAGTTGCCGGCGACCAGCACGACGACCGTCGTGAAGCCGGCCAGCACGAAACCCCACAGCGCGGTCAGCTTCACCGCGCGCCAGAACGGCCGGCCATGGCGCGCGCCGATGGCCCGGCCGACGAGCTGTTCGGCGGCGACCGCGAATCCGTCCAGATAATAGCCGGCGATGAAGAAGAAGTTCATCAGGATCGCGTTGGCCGCCAGCGTCACCGCGCCGAACTGCGCGCCGAGCCGCGTGAACAGCGCGAACGCGGCGAGCAGCGCGAACGACCGGATCATGATGTCGCGATTGAGCGCGATCAGCGCCACGAAGGCCGGACGGTCGAAAATGCGGCCGCGCGAGGGCGCCTTGTCGGTGTTGAACCCGCGCCACAGCCAGATCAGCGCGCCGATCGCGACGATGCCCTCGCCGAACACCGTCGCCCAGGCGACGCCGGCCACCTGCCATTGGAGCCACAGGCCGAGCGCGATCGACAGGACGATGTTGATGCCGTTGATGAAGGACTGGACGATCAGCGCGGCGATCGCGCGCGCCTGTCCGAGCAGCAGGCCGAGGATCGCATAGTTGATCAGCGTGAACGGGGCGGCGAGGAAGCGGATCGTCACATAGGTGCGGGTCGCCTCGGCCACCGCGTCGCCGGGGGCCATGATGGCGATGCCGATTTCGCGGATCAGCGGCGACAGCGGCAGCAGGATCAGCCCGCCCGCCAGTGCGATCAGGATGGCGCGCCAGAAGACGGCCTGCTGCTCGGTCTCGTCGCCCCGACCGACCGCCTGGGCGACGAAGCCCGTCGTGCCCATGCGCAGGAAGTTGAAGGTAACGAACACGATATCGAACAGGATCGCGCCGATGGCGAGCCCGCCGATCAGCGCCGCGTCGCCGAACTGGCCGACCACCGCCGTGTCGACGATGCCGAGCAGCGGCGTCGTCAGATAGGCGAGCGTCATCGGCACCGCGATGGCGAACACCATGCGGTTTGTGACCTCGAAGCCGGGCGTGGCCTGTGCCGTTGCGGTCGTATCGGGCGCTGACATCGGCTTGCCCTGCCCGAACCCACGACGCCGGGCAAGCCGGCAATTGTATTGGTGACAGGGCTGGTGACAGTTTGCATTCGCGGCGGGCCGGCTTAGGTGAGCCGCATGACTTTGCCGATCGTCCACAACCCGGCCTATGACGCGCTGTTCGATCCCGACCACCGCTTCCCGATGGGCAAGTATCGTCGTCTCGCCGAGGTCCTGGTCGAGGACGGCCTAGCCGCGCCCGGCACGTTCATCGTGCCCGCGCCCGCCCCGCGCGACTGGGTCAAGCTCGCCCATGATGCGACCTATGTCGATCAGGTCTACGCCTGTGCCGTGCCGCGCCCGATCGAGCGCGAGATCGGTTTCGAGGTGACCGAGCGGACATCGCTGCGCGCCCAGTGCGCGACGACCGGCACCGTGCTGGCCGCCCGGCTGGCGCTCGAACACGGCATCGCCTGCAACACGGCCGGCGGCAGCCATCATGCGCGCTTCGCGCAAGGGGCGGGGTTCTGCACCTTCAACGACGTCGCCGTCGCCGCGCGCGTGCTGCTGGCCGACGGGGAGATCTCCAATGCGCTCGTCGTCGACCTCGACGTGCATCAGGGCGACGGCACCGCCGACATCCTTGCCGGCGACGGCCGCGTTTTCGCGGCCTCGGTTCATGCCGACAAGAACTATCCGGTGCGCAAGAAGGCGTCCGATTTCGATCTCGGCCTGCCCGACGGCATGGACGATACGGCCTATCTGAAGACGCTGGCGCTGGTGCTGGAGGAATTGCGGGGCCGCATGCCATCACCCGACATCGTCTTCTACAATGCCGGCGTCGACGTGCACGCCCCGGACCGGCTCGGCCGGCTGGCGCTGACCGACCGCGGCATCGAGCAGCGCGACCGGATGGTGATCAGCCATTTCCGGGCGCGGGGCGTGCCGGTCTGCGGGGTGATCGGCGGCGGCTATTCGCGCGATCTCGACGCGCTCGCCCGCCGCCACGCGCTGTTGCATCACACGGCGAGCGAATTCGCCTTCAGCGTTCGGAGCGGTAGCTCAGAAGCCGCGCCAGGATGAACAGCGGCACCACGATGCTGGCGCCCAGGATCAGCCAGTCGCCGAACCGGCCGAGCGCCGCCCAGCCGCTGTTCCAGACGCTGACCACGAAATCGCGCAGGCCGAACCAGATATCGAGCGGGGCCAGGCCGAACACGCTCATCACCGCGCCGACGATCAGCGAGACGACGACGAGTTTGATGATCGTGCGGCCGACCGTGTCGCCGAGCAGGCGGCGTGTGTTCATGGCGTTGTGCTCCCGGTTCGTGCCGATCAGCTAGGCGGCAAATGCGGCGCGCGCAAGGTTCACGTCCCGGCCGCCCCCGTCATCCCGGAACTTGATTCCGGGATCCAGTGGCGGCG
Proteins encoded in this region:
- a CDS encoding DUF6460 domain-containing protein, encoding MNTRRLLGDTVGRTIIKLVVVSLIVGAVMSVFGLAPLDIWFGLRDFVVSVWNSGWAALGRFGDWLILGASIVVPLFILARLLSYRSER
- a CDS encoding histone deacetylase family protein; the protein is MTLPIVHNPAYDALFDPDHRFPMGKYRRLAEVLVEDGLAAPGTFIVPAPAPRDWVKLAHDATYVDQVYACAVPRPIEREIGFEVTERTSLRAQCATTGTVLAARLALEHGIACNTAGGSHHARFAQGAGFCTFNDVAVAARVLLADGEISNALVVDLDVHQGDGTADILAGDGRVFAASVHADKNYPVRKKASDFDLGLPDGMDDTAYLKTLALVLEELRGRMPSPDIVFYNAGVDVHAPDRLGRLALTDRGIEQRDRMVISHFRARGVPVCGVIGGGYSRDLDALARRHALLHHTASEFAFSVRSGSSEAAPG
- a CDS encoding MATE family efflux transporter; the encoded protein is MSAPDTTATAQATPGFEVTNRMVFAIAVPMTLAYLTTPLLGIVDTAVVGQFGDAALIGGLAIGAILFDIVFVTFNFLRMGTTGFVAQAVGRGDETEQQAVFWRAILIALAGGLILLPLSPLIREIGIAIMAPGDAVAEATRTYVTIRFLAAPFTLINYAILGLLLGQARAIAALIVQSFINGINIVLSIALGLWLQWQVAGVAWATVFGEGIVAIGALIWLWRGFNTDKAPSRGRIFDRPAFVALIALNRDIMIRSFALLAAFALFTRLGAQFGAVTLAANAILMNFFFIAGYYLDGFAVAAEQLVGRAIGARHGRPFWRAVKLTALWGFVLAGFTTVVVLVAGNWFIDIMTTAEGVRAEARVFLAWAAFTAVAGVLAFQMDGVYIGATWSVDMRNMMLLSLAVFIAAGYGLTPVFGNHGLWFALNLFLGLRGLSLLALLPSRARRVFG